A stretch of Strix aluco isolate bStrAlu1 chromosome 16, bStrAlu1.hap1, whole genome shotgun sequence DNA encodes these proteins:
- the BAHD1 gene encoding bromo adjacent homology domain-containing 1 protein codes for MTHARKKQLFLLKHPAGSAGQASSPTGSRRMDRTDAECGEQRDGDATEAPNCPSGFVGTNKSKNLHEVRKTYPLRRRLLPSVNKKTCKVLLTRLEDVAGSLSKQTQSCKKKDLPSWMEGLGPALFSEQVQPVGAGKSDSSGEKCTITYPGTEQDLDTAPSEPRKRRLASLNAEAVNNLLFERDDGLLSSRRFRRDSIKAGGDCTVKSLHCKAGDNWTALEKTAVKTGKGKNRHEPSQKCNSCDHSLDEVFDDGTKREDGAISYHPTPKRLASLNAVAFLKLTHEKDQPLKPRSKSDGEGKSENHCSKSTLKWAKAGRKNCVKSKKEMASVKMEGQHSWRGLTLGAFGKGEQQDSSRLYGTAEPVPYESLSSSYASTEGFYHRLPLLMGGQASMKPEYGRPGEKSPTPKQEFHQPSFPVQQFPPLPVPGNHTDCGCLYESSDLTPLNGFYVYYGQSGYSGYSHCSVYPKDELSQSATCEGLLVSPGSLPSGAHFQPLHWCNSPYCCGEGTAINSYSVCGVVHVPEGRISSVHTGRNSYPYKMPFAAEGCKSLDQLNLTIPVAGHPASPAHPLSGCPVPSVPPAAEPVPHLQTPNSDPQTMARECPQSSKPPSGSKSGLRNTTGCLHASDSKAAGGHSHPKQQRISRRRATNGWIPVGTACEKAVYVVNEPEPAVRKSYQAVERDGEIIRVRDTVLLKSGPRKKSMPYVAKISALWEDPKTGELMMSLLWYYRPEHTQGGRNPSMHQNEIFASRHQDENSVACIEEKCYVLTFAEYCRFCALAKRRVEGIPGRKTIMVPPSEEYSTPLHRKVPEDTDPELVFLCRHVYDFRHGRILKNPQ; via the exons ATGACGCATGCCCGGAAGAAACaacttttccttctgaaacaTCCAGCTGGTTCTGCTGGCCAAGCTTCATCACCAACAGGCAGCAGGAGGATGGACAGGACCGACGCAGAGTGTGGCGAGCAGAGAGACGGGGACGCCACCGAGGCTCCAAACTGTCCGAGTGGGTTTGTGGGGACAAACAAAAGCAAGAATTTGCACGAAGTGCGAAAGACGTACCCACTGCGGAGACGGCTGCTCCCCTCGGTGAACAAAAAGACCTGCAAAGTGCTCCTCACCAGGCTGGAGGATGTGGCTGGATCTCTGTCGAAACAGACCCAGAGCTGTAAAAAAAAAGACCTTCCCAGTTGGATGGAGGGTTTGGGACCTGCTTTGTTCTCCGAACAAGTTCAGCCTGTGGGAGCAGGGAAGAGTGATTCATCTGGGGAAAAGTGCACAATAACTTATCCAGGGACAGAGCAAGACCTTGATACTGCTCCTTCAGAGCCCAGGAAACGCAGGCTGGCCTCGCTGAACGCGGAGGCAGTGAACAACCTGCTTTTTGAACGGGACGATGGCTTATTATCCAGCAGGCGTTTTCGGAGGGACTCCATTAAAGCTGGTGGAGACTGTACCGTTAAGAGCTTGCATTGCAAAGCTGGTGACAACTGGACCGCGCTGGAAAAAACAGCTGTGAAAACAGGTAAAGGAAAAAACCGGCATGAGCCCAGTCAGAAATGCAATAGCTGTGACCATTCACTGGATGAGGTCTTTGATGATGGGACAAAGAGGGAGGATGGTGCCATCTCCTATCATCCCACCCCAAAGAGACTGGCCAGCCTGAACGCCGTGGCCTTCCTGAAGCTGACCCATGAGAAAGACCAACCTCTGAAGCCGAGGAGTAAATCGGACGGAGAGGGCAAGTCCGAGAACCACTGTTCAAAATCTACGCTCAAATGGGCCAAGGCCGGCAGGAAGAATTGTGTCAAATCCAAGAAGGAAATGGCTAGCGTAAAAATGGAAGGTCAGCACAGCTGGCGAGGACTTACTCTAGGAGCTTTTGGGAAAGGAGAGCAGCAGGACTCCTCTAGGCTCTACGGGACAGCAGAACCTGTCCCTTACGAGTCGCTGTCTAGCTCCTACGCTAGCACAGAGGGTTTCTACCACAGACTGCCTTTGCTTATGGGTGGACAAGCTTCCATGAAGCCGGAGTATGGAAGACCGGGAGAGAAATCCCCAACCCCCAAACAGGAATTTCATCAGCCTTCCTTTCCCGTGCAGCAGTTCCCTCCCTTGCCCGTGCCCGGAAATCACACGGATTGTGGATGTCTCTATGAATCCTCGGATCTGACTCCGCTGAACGGGTTTTACGTTTATTATGGCCAAAGTGGATACAGTGGCTACTCTCACTGCTCCGTTTACCCCAAGGATGAGCTTTCACAATCCGCTACCTGCGAGGGGCTCTTGGTATCGCCCGGTTCCTTGCCATCAGGTGCTCACTTCCAGCCACTCCACTGGTGTAACTCTCCGTACTGTTGCGGAGAAGGAACGGCAATTAACAGTTACAGCGTCTGTGGAGTCGTGCACGTGCCAGAGGGCAGGATTAGCAGCGTGCACACAGGACGGAACAGCTACCCCTACAAAATGCCTTTTGCAGCAG AAGGCTGCAAGTCTCTGGACCAGCTGAACCTCACAATCCCCGTGGCAGGGCACCCCGCCTCACCTGCCCACCCGCTCTCAGGATGTCCTGTACCCAGCGTGCCACCGGCTGCAGAGCCCGTTCCTCATCTGCAGACCCCCAACTCTGATCCTCAGACCATGGCCCGAGAATGTCCACAGAGCTCCAAGCCTCCCAGCGGTTCCAAATCTGGCCTCCGAAACACGACGGGCTGTCTCCACGCCTCCGACAGCAAGGCAGCGGGAGGCCATTCCCACCCAAAGCAGCAGCGCATCAGCAGGCGGAGAGCTACCAATGGCTGGATACCCGTCGGCACAGCCTGCGAGAAGGCCGTCTACGTTGTG AATGAACCAGAGCCGGCCGTTCGCAAGAGCTATCAGGCTGTGGAGAGAGACGGGGAGATCATCCGGGTACGTGATACTGTCCTCTTGAAATCGGGACCCCGGAAGAAATCTATGCCATACGTTGCGAAGATATCAGCACTGTGGGAAGACCCCAAAACAG GGGAGCTGATGATGAGCCTCCTGTGGTATTACAGACCGGAGCACACTCAGGGAGGCCGCAATCCCAGTATGCACCAG AATGAGATCTTTGCATCCCGGCATCAGGACGAGAACAGCGTTGCCTGCATAGAGGAGAAGTGCTATGTGCTGACCTTCGCAGAGTACTGCAG ATTTTGTGCCTTGGCAAAGCGTCGAGTCGAAGGGATCCCAGGCAGGAAAACCATTATGGTTCCTCCCTCAGAAGAGTACTCCACACCCCTGCACCGCAAGGTGCCCGAGGACACTGACCCCGAGCTGGTTTTCCTCTGTCGTCACGTCTATGACTTCCGACATGGGCGCATCTTGAAGAACCCACAGTAG